A single candidate division TA06 bacterium DNA region contains:
- a CDS encoding SUMF1/EgtB/PvdO family nonheme iron enzyme, producing MFKKLILPCVAIVTIALLCLLAGCSKKNPASAPPPPSDQIVYSENLILPETTSTFQSASWHGDSLYLYFSSSSKPKVNIGDIVLGQYEGGYLRRIYGIIDTTGSKLFLSTKQATMKDIIKSGVIDTVANIQPKAYSSIGKCKNVEYAVKTDDGQSLKMATEIDGGYVKPKDLGFEVKLYGVRIIIEDQDTIRLDSLAFTGTIGMTIKARYGVSGVEYLKVAFTRSMTLQAAPVLKKISLLNYRFKKTIVEMPIGGFVIFGIPIFVNLEPQWCIDAKLASVSLSIPSVGCTITGTEGLEYNNGTISPVASVGLNPFISTPQLNISSKAELGLPVHLDVTFKVVNVAGGGLGAGPLGYVTFDPITTSLDYGVLCELRPVFLFKIFGVGVDYSFVAYQYKKSFAPSGSTNKPPIIGAFTANPTNGYRPLNVRFTYAVSDSDGDNLSRVIKYSANDSSILSSNSGYLDHTFNATGIYDVDFIVSDGKTGGTVYSNVAITVSDSSSNNPPLLNMSVNPQYGNAPLTASVGYNVSDPDGDMAVTYISYGEGKTDTLTQQSGSKTHVYNNTGQYKVKITSSDGRGGIARDSVFVNVSQSSSIAIEWISIPAGNFKMGSLPGDPYAQTDELPQHTVYLDAFQISKYEITNGQYKVFLDAGGYSNSAYWTADGWNWRTTNSITEPYWWSTGNYNSGTAFPNHPVMGVSWYEAYAFCNWAGGSLPTEAQWEKAARGTDSTNYWPWGSAWDASKCNSYENVSPDTFTYSSPVGFFSAGQSPYGVYDMAGNVLEWVNDWYQSDYYSVSPASNPTGPTTGTYRVLRGGSFYVSDGNCRVAYRTVYAPDNRYLSIGFRLVR from the coding sequence ATGTTCAAAAAATTAATTCTTCCGTGCGTGGCGATTGTAACAATCGCGTTACTGTGCCTGCTTGCGGGCTGCAGCAAGAAGAACCCGGCTTCGGCGCCGCCGCCGCCCAGCGATCAAATCGTATATTCGGAAAATCTTATTTTGCCCGAAACCACCAGCACCTTTCAAAGCGCCAGTTGGCATGGCGATTCGCTCTACTTGTATTTTAGTTCCTCAAGCAAGCCAAAAGTAAATATTGGCGATATTGTCCTCGGCCAATATGAGGGCGGCTATCTGCGCAGGATTTACGGAATTATCGATACCACCGGCAGCAAACTATTTTTGTCAACCAAACAAGCCACCATGAAAGACATAATAAAATCCGGCGTCATAGACACCGTCGCCAATATCCAGCCGAAAGCGTATAGCAGCATCGGTAAATGTAAAAATGTTGAATATGCCGTCAAAACGGATGACGGACAAAGCTTGAAAATGGCAACGGAAATAGACGGCGGTTATGTCAAGCCGAAAGACCTTGGCTTTGAAGTAAAGTTATACGGCGTGCGGATAATCATCGAAGATCAGGACACGATACGACTTGATTCCCTGGCTTTTACCGGAACCATTGGCATGACGATAAAGGCGCGTTACGGCGTTTCGGGAGTTGAATACCTTAAAGTCGCTTTTACCAGAAGCATGACCCTGCAGGCGGCGCCGGTATTGAAGAAGATTAGTTTGTTGAATTACAGGTTTAAAAAGACCATTGTTGAAATGCCCATAGGCGGATTTGTCATATTTGGCATTCCCATTTTCGTCAATCTTGAGCCGCAATGGTGCATTGACGCAAAATTGGCCAGTGTTTCGCTATCGATCCCCAGCGTAGGGTGCACTATTACGGGCACGGAAGGGCTGGAGTATAACAACGGAACAATCAGCCCGGTGGCCAGCGTTGGCTTAAACCCGTTTATAAGCACGCCGCAATTGAATATATCCAGCAAGGCGGAGCTTGGCCTGCCGGTGCATTTGGACGTAACCTTTAAAGTGGTAAATGTGGCCGGCGGCGGCCTGGGCGCCGGCCCGTTGGGTTATGTTACTTTTGATCCGATAACTACAAGTTTGGACTACGGGGTTTTATGCGAATTGCGCCCGGTGTTTTTGTTCAAAATATTCGGGGTTGGGGTTGATTATTCATTTGTAGCTTATCAATACAAGAAATCCTTTGCGCCAAGCGGTTCAACCAATAAACCGCCCATTATTGGCGCTTTTACCGCTAATCCAACAAACGGATACAGGCCGTTAAACGTAAGGTTTACCTATGCCGTCAGCGATTCCGACGGGGACAATTTAAGCCGGGTCATAAAATACAGCGCGAACGACAGCTCCATTTTGTCGTCCAACTCCGGGTATTTGGACCATACATTCAATGCGACGGGCATTTACGATGTGGATTTTATTGTTTCGGACGGTAAAACCGGCGGCACGGTTTATTCCAATGTGGCAATAACGGTCAGCGACAGCTCAAGCAACAATCCCCCGTTATTGAATATGAGCGTTAATCCGCAGTACGGCAATGCGCCGTTAACGGCAAGCGTCGGCTATAATGTGTCGGACCCCGACGGCGATATGGCGGTTACGTATATAAGTTATGGCGAAGGGAAAACAGACACTTTAACCCAGCAAAGCGGCAGTAAAACCCATGTTTACAATAATACCGGGCAATACAAGGTTAAGATTACTTCCAGCGATGGGCGCGGCGGCATTGCGAGAGACAGCGTATTTGTGAATGTTTCGCAGTCTTCAAGTATTGCCATAGAATGGATCTCCATCCCGGCCGGGAACTTTAAAATGGGCAGCCTACCCGGAGATCCCTATGCGCAGACCGATGAACTGCCCCAGCATACGGTTTACCTTGACGCGTTTCAGATAAGCAAATACGAAATAACCAACGGCCAGTATAAGGTCTTTCTGGATGCCGGAGGCTATAGCAATTCCGCCTATTGGACTGCTGACGGCTGGAACTGGAGAACAACCAACAGCATCACCGAACCGTATTGGTGGTCAACCGGTAATTACAACAGCGGCACGGCCTTCCCCAATCACCCGGTGATGGGAGTAAGCTGGTATGAGGCTTATGCCTTTTGCAACTGGGCGGGCGGCAGCCTGCCCACCGAGGCCCAGTGGGAAAAGGCGGCCCGGGGCACGGACTCTACCAACTACTGGCCCTGGGGCAGCGCCTGGGATGCAAGCAAATGCAACAGTTATGAAAATGTATCTCCCGATACCTTTACCTATAGCTCCCCGGTGGGCTTCTTTAGCGCCGGGCAAAGCCCTTACGGTGTTTATGACATGGCTGGAAATGTTTTGGAGTGGGTGAACGACTGGTATCAAAGCGACTACTACAGCGTCAGCCCGGCCAGCAACCCCACCGGGCCAACCACGGGAACTTATCGCGTGCTTCGCGGCGGCAGCTTCTACGTCAGCGACGGCAATTGCCGCGTTGCCTACCGGACCGTCTACGCCCCGGACAACAGGTACCTCAGCATAGGGTTCCGGCTCGTTCGGTAA